In the genome of Rhizobium rhizogenes, one region contains:
- the purS gene encoding phosphoribosylformylglycinamidine synthase subunit PurS, with product MIKARVTVTLKNGVLDPQGKAIEGALGSLGFGGVGHVRQGKVFDLELEGADKAKAETDLKAMCEKLLANTVIENYAIAIL from the coding sequence GTGATCAAGGCACGGGTGACTGTTACGCTGAAGAACGGCGTTCTCGATCCGCAGGGCAAGGCAATCGAAGGCGCGCTCGGCAGCCTCGGTTTTGGCGGCGTCGGCCATGTCCGTCAGGGCAAGGTCTTCGATCTGGAACTGGAAGGTGCCGACAAGGCCAAGGCCGAGACCGACCTGAAGGCAATGTGCGAAAAGCTGCTGGCCAATACGGTCATCGAAAACTACGCTATCGCCATCCTCTGA
- the purQ gene encoding phosphoribosylformylglycinamidine synthase subunit PurQ: MKSAVVQLPGLNRDRDMIAALTKISGSAPVTIWQTETDIPDVDLIVIPGGFSYGDYLRCGAIAARMPVMQAIREKAEKGVKVLGVCNGFQILVEAGMLPGALMRNASLKFVCREVKLEVANNDTDFTRAYDKGQILRCPVAHHDGNYFVEAEELKTMEDNGQVVFRYADGTNPNGSLNDIAGVINARGNVLGMMPHPENLIEAAHGGNDGRGLFASALGVIAA; encoded by the coding sequence ATGAAATCCGCTGTCGTCCAACTTCCCGGCCTCAACCGCGACCGCGACATGATCGCGGCCCTGACGAAAATCTCCGGAAGTGCGCCCGTCACCATCTGGCAGACGGAAACGGATATTCCCGATGTCGACCTGATCGTCATTCCGGGCGGCTTCTCCTATGGTGACTATCTGCGTTGCGGTGCCATCGCCGCCCGCATGCCGGTCATGCAGGCCATTCGCGAAAAGGCCGAAAAGGGCGTGAAGGTTCTCGGCGTCTGCAACGGTTTCCAGATTCTCGTCGAGGCGGGCATGCTGCCGGGCGCCCTGATGCGCAACGCCTCGCTGAAATTCGTCTGCCGGGAAGTGAAGCTCGAAGTCGCCAATAACGACACCGATTTCACCCGCGCCTATGACAAGGGCCAGATCCTGCGTTGCCCCGTCGCCCATCACGACGGCAACTATTTCGTCGAAGCCGAAGAGCTGAAGACGATGGAAGACAACGGTCAGGTGGTGTTCCGTTATGCCGACGGCACCAACCCCAACGGCTCGCTGAACGACATCGCCGGCGTCATCAACGCCAGGGGCAATGTCCTCGGCATGATGCCGCATCCGGAAAATCTCATCGAAGCCGCCCATGGCGGCAATGACGGCCGCGGCCTCTTTGCTTCGGCGCTCGGCGTCATCGCGGCCTGA
- a CDS encoding DUF1127 domain-containing protein: protein MRKMDQYLSTADTLYPDGYERERVFRDAGDMVAPAPFPARIAHTLIGRLIAGMAHWQQKRRGRLALRELSDDLLEDIGVTRDEALKEAAKSRLLSWPSRSL, encoded by the coding sequence ATGCGCAAGATGGATCAATACCTTTCGACAGCGGATACACTCTATCCTGACGGTTACGAACGGGAACGCGTGTTCCGCGATGCCGGCGACATGGTCGCACCGGCGCCCTTTCCGGCCAGGATCGCCCACACGCTTATTGGTCGCCTGATTGCGGGCATGGCCCATTGGCAGCAGAAACGACGGGGACGGCTCGCCTTGCGGGAACTGTCCGACGATCTTCTGGAAGATATCGGCGTTACGCGGGATGAGGCTCTCAAGGAGGCCGCAAAATCGCGGCTTCTCTCCTGGCCGTCCCGGTCGCTTTGA
- a CDS encoding PLP-dependent aminotransferase family protein yields MTNWLPDITEGDGPIYLRLADSIEGAISDGTLQAGSKLPPQRNLAYDLGVTIGTISRAYALIHERGLVSGEVGRGTYVNERKTPAPSLPLEPAAAAFGSTRHAVDSSAEFRLNTTAAPDVGQSLLIARHIEAVTREHTYDITNYARSFPDSWCMAGVRWLSQNGWSPKPENIVSTLGAHAAVMSVITAMTAPGDRIVFEPLTYSHISRSATLAGRRVTLVEADENGIAPDDFERVCAQQHPKMIFLMSAGQNPTCATLPEVRRRAIADIARRYGVWIVEDNLYGAMTREAIPLIAEFAPDITFVVGGLSKSVAAGVRGGWVACPAQYSSRIRISHSMITGGLPFMLAELNARLVNSGDAHDIRKDCIAELNGREAIARRVFAGLDFNSLPDIAFMWLRLPEPWLSGTFRNAAMKEGVLIDDEDEFKAGRAEKVFHRVRISFSGPSSREELTHAFGILRHLLDNGSAGYESVA; encoded by the coding sequence ATGACAAATTGGCTTCCCGACATTACCGAGGGCGACGGCCCGATTTATCTTCGCCTTGCGGACAGCATCGAAGGCGCGATTTCCGATGGCACCCTGCAGGCCGGCTCGAAATTGCCGCCACAGCGCAATCTCGCCTATGATCTGGGTGTGACAATCGGCACAATCAGCCGGGCCTATGCGCTCATTCACGAGCGTGGCCTCGTCAGCGGCGAAGTCGGCCGCGGCACCTATGTCAATGAGCGCAAGACCCCTGCCCCGTCCCTGCCTCTGGAACCGGCAGCGGCGGCCTTCGGCAGCACGCGCCACGCCGTCGACAGCAGCGCCGAGTTCCGGCTGAACACGACGGCCGCGCCCGATGTCGGCCAGAGCCTGCTGATCGCCAGGCACATCGAGGCCGTCACCCGGGAGCACACCTACGACATCACCAATTATGCCCGCTCTTTTCCCGACAGCTGGTGTATGGCGGGCGTCCGCTGGCTTTCCCAGAACGGCTGGTCACCGAAGCCGGAAAACATTGTCTCGACGCTCGGCGCCCATGCGGCGGTGATGAGCGTGATCACGGCCATGACCGCGCCGGGCGACCGCATCGTCTTCGAACCGCTGACCTATTCCCATATCAGCCGCAGCGCCACGCTTGCAGGCCGGCGGGTGACGCTGGTGGAGGCCGATGAGAACGGTATTGCGCCTGATGATTTCGAACGCGTCTGCGCCCAGCAGCATCCGAAAATGATCTTCCTGATGTCCGCCGGCCAGAACCCGACCTGCGCCACCCTGCCGGAAGTACGCCGCCGCGCCATTGCCGATATCGCCCGCCGATACGGCGTCTGGATCGTCGAGGACAATCTTTATGGGGCGATGACCCGCGAGGCGATCCCGCTGATCGCCGAATTCGCACCCGACATCACCTTCGTGGTCGGCGGCCTGTCGAAATCCGTCGCCGCCGGTGTCCGGGGCGGCTGGGTCGCCTGCCCGGCGCAATATTCCTCGCGTATCCGGATTTCTCATTCGATGATAACGGGTGGCCTGCCCTTCATGCTGGCGGAACTGAATGCGCGCCTCGTCAACAGCGGCGACGCGCATGATATCCGCAAAGACTGCATTGCCGAATTGAACGGGCGCGAGGCGATCGCCCGGCGCGTCTTTGCCGGACTGGACTTCAACTCCCTGCCCGATATCGCCTTCATGTGGCTGCGGCTGCCCGAACCCTGGCTTTCCGGCACCTTCCGCAATGCGGCAATGAAGGAAGGCGTGCTGATCGACGACGAGGACGAGTTCAAGGCCGGGCGGGCGGAAAAGGTTTTCCACCGTGTCCGCATCAGCTTTTCCGGGCCTTCCAGCCGCGAGGAACTGACACACGCCTTCGGCATTCTTCGCCATCTGCTCGATAATGGTTCAGCCGGCTATGAAAGCGTGGCCTGA
- the purL gene encoding phosphoribosylformylglycinamidine synthase subunit PurL: protein MSIPNSIKITPELVASHGLKPDEYQRILDLIGREPSFTELGIFSAMWNEHCSYKSSKKWLKTLPTTGPRVIQGPGENAGVVDIDDGDCVVFKMESHNHPSYIEPYQGAATGVGGILRDVFTMGARPIAAMNALRFGAPDHPKTRHLVAGVVAGVGGYGNSFGVPTVGGEVEFDPRYNGNILVNAFAAGLAKSNAIFLSEAKGVGLPVVYLGAKTGRDGVGGATMASAEFDESIEEKRPTVQVGDPFTEKCLLEACLELMKTGAVIAIQDMGAAGLTCSAVEMGAKGDLGIELDLNAVPVREERMTAYEMMLSESQERMLMVLEPSKEEVAKAIFVKWGLDFAIVGKTTDDLRFRVLHNGEEVANLPIKELGDQAPEYDRPWTPAKVPAPLSENDVPAADIADALVSLVGSANNSSRRWVYEQYDTLIQGNSLQLPGGDAGVVRVEGHDKKALAFSSDVTPRYVEADPFEGGKQAVAECWRNITATGALPLAATDNLNFGNPEKPEIMSQLVHAIKGIGEACRVLQFPIVSGNVSLYNETNGQAILPTPTIGGVGLLKDWGRMARIRFAAADDVVLLVGAPAGLGTHIAQSVYMRDIHGRIDGPAPHVDLAAEKNNGDFVRSLINDGLTTAVHDCSSGGLALAVAEMAISSGIGATIDAVEGHNPVLTFYGEDQGRYVLTIKKDDLDEVQAAAKAAGVSCPVIGVTGGSTVKLGTARAVEIKELHLAYESWFPQFMDGETLLAAE from the coding sequence ATGTCGATTCCAAACTCCATCAAGATCACCCCGGAACTCGTTGCATCCCACGGGCTGAAGCCCGACGAATACCAGCGTATCCTCGACCTGATCGGACGGGAGCCGAGCTTTACCGAGCTTGGCATCTTCTCGGCCATGTGGAACGAGCACTGCTCCTACAAGTCCTCCAAGAAGTGGCTGAAGACCCTGCCGACAACAGGACCGCGCGTCATTCAGGGCCCCGGTGAAAATGCCGGCGTGGTCGATATCGACGATGGCGACTGCGTCGTCTTCAAGATGGAGAGCCACAACCACCCGTCCTATATCGAGCCCTATCAGGGTGCGGCAACCGGCGTCGGCGGCATTCTGCGCGACGTCTTCACCATGGGCGCACGCCCGATCGCGGCCATGAACGCCCTGCGTTTCGGTGCGCCCGACCACCCGAAGACCCGCCACCTCGTGGCCGGTGTCGTCGCCGGTGTCGGCGGATACGGCAATTCCTTCGGCGTGCCGACGGTTGGCGGCGAAGTGGAATTCGACCCGCGTTATAACGGCAATATCCTCGTCAACGCCTTTGCCGCCGGCCTTGCCAAGTCCAATGCAATCTTCCTTTCGGAAGCCAAGGGCGTCGGCCTGCCGGTCGTTTATCTCGGTGCGAAGACCGGCCGCGACGGCGTCGGCGGCGCGACCATGGCGTCCGCCGAATTCGACGAATCCATCGAGGAAAAGCGCCCGACCGTTCAGGTCGGCGACCCCTTCACCGAAAAATGCCTGCTGGAAGCCTGCCTCGAGCTGATGAAGACCGGCGCGGTCATCGCCATTCAGGACATGGGCGCCGCCGGCCTCACCTGCTCGGCCGTCGAAATGGGCGCCAAGGGCGACCTCGGCATCGAACTCGACTTGAACGCCGTGCCGGTGCGCGAAGAGCGCATGACGGCTTACGAAATGATGCTGTCGGAAAGCCAGGAGCGCATGCTCATGGTTCTCGAGCCCTCCAAGGAAGAGGTCGCCAAGGCGATCTTCGTCAAGTGGGGTCTGGACTTCGCCATCGTCGGTAAGACCACCGATGATCTGCGTTTCCGCGTGCTGCACAATGGCGAGGAAGTCGCCAACCTGCCGATCAAGGAACTGGGCGATCAGGCTCCGGAATATGACCGCCCGTGGACGCCCGCCAAGGTACCCGCGCCGCTTTCAGAAAACGACGTGCCCGCCGCCGATATCGCCGATGCACTGGTATCGCTGGTCGGTTCGGCCAACAATTCCTCGCGCCGCTGGGTCTACGAACAGTATGACACGCTGATCCAGGGCAATTCGCTGCAGCTTCCCGGCGGCGATGCCGGCGTGGTTCGCGTCGAAGGCCATGACAAGAAGGCGCTCGCCTTCTCCTCCGACGTGACGCCGCGTTATGTCGAGGCCGATCCCTTCGAAGGCGGCAAGCAGGCTGTGGCCGAATGCTGGCGCAACATCACCGCGACAGGCGCTCTGCCGCTGGCGGCCACCGACAACCTCAATTTCGGCAACCCGGAAAAGCCCGAGATCATGAGCCAGCTCGTCCATGCCATCAAGGGCATCGGCGAAGCCTGCCGCGTCTTGCAATTCCCGATCGTTTCCGGCAACGTCTCGCTCTATAACGAGACCAATGGCCAGGCGATCCTGCCCACCCCCACCATCGGCGGCGTTGGCCTCCTGAAGGATTGGGGCCGCATGGCACGCATCCGTTTCGCCGCCGCTGACGACGTGGTGCTGCTCGTAGGCGCCCCTGCCGGCCTCGGCACGCATATCGCCCAGTCGGTTTACATGCGTGACATTCATGGCCGCATCGATGGTCCGGCGCCACATGTCGATCTGGCCGCCGAAAAGAACAACGGCGATTTCGTCCGCAGCCTCATCAACGATGGTCTTACCACCGCCGTTCACGATTGCTCCTCGGGCGGTCTGGCACTTGCGGTTGCCGAAATGGCGATTTCGTCGGGCATCGGCGCAACCATCGACGCGGTCGAAGGCCACAACCCGGTACTCACCTTCTATGGCGAAGATCAGGGCCGTTACGTTCTGACGATCAAAAAGGACGATCTCGACGAGGTGCAGGCAGCGGCGAAGGCGGCGGGCGTTTCCTGCCCGGTCATCGGCGTTACCGGCGGTTCCACCGTAAAGCTGGGCACGGCGCGCGCCGTCGAGATTAAAGAATTGCACTTGGCCTATGAATCGTGGTTCCCTCAATTCATGGACGGCGAAACTTTGCTCGCCGCAGAATGA
- a CDS encoding BolA/IbaG family iron-sulfur metabolism protein: MPMKPGDIEDMIKAGIPGAKVTIRDLAGDGDHYAAEVVAEAFKGKTRVQQHQMVYDALKGNMGGVLHALALQTSAPE, encoded by the coding sequence ATGCCCATGAAACCCGGCGACATTGAAGACATGATTAAGGCGGGAATTCCCGGGGCAAAGGTCACGATCCGCGATCTGGCCGGTGATGGCGATCATTACGCGGCGGAAGTCGTCGCGGAAGCATTCAAGGGCAAGACCCGCGTGCAGCAGCATCAGATGGTCTATGACGCGCTGAAGGGCAATATGGGCGGCGTTCTGCATGCCCTTGCCCTGCAGACCTCGGCTCCCGAATGA